One stretch of Variovorax sp. TBS-050B DNA includes these proteins:
- the tagF gene encoding type VI secretion system-associated protein TagF, protein MSAHALPGWFGKLPGMGDFAHRRLPDSFRSVWDAWLQRGMARLRDRHADWTAHYLEAPVWCFALGPGVAGDAAWIGVMMPSVDGVGRYFPFTLAGAAWGDAVQWWGLATRAALEGLEDDLDPERFDAVLGREFASAAAETGAPVVLPGHGESVWMTDPGDGPSARMVVRGLPSGEQFEALFLGGGE, encoded by the coding sequence GTGAGCGCGCATGCATTGCCCGGCTGGTTCGGCAAGCTGCCCGGCATGGGCGACTTCGCGCACCGGCGGCTGCCCGACTCCTTCCGTTCGGTGTGGGACGCCTGGCTGCAGCGCGGCATGGCGCGGCTGCGCGACCGGCATGCGGACTGGACCGCGCACTACCTGGAGGCGCCGGTGTGGTGCTTCGCGCTCGGGCCTGGTGTGGCCGGCGACGCGGCGTGGATCGGCGTGATGATGCCTTCGGTCGACGGGGTGGGGCGGTACTTTCCGTTCACGCTGGCGGGGGCGGCTTGGGGGGATGCGGTCCAGTGGTGGGGGCTTGCGACGCGGGCGGCGCTGGAGGGGCTGGAGGATGACCTCGATCCGGAGCGGTTCGATGCGGTGCTGGGGCGGGAGTTTGCTTCTGCGGCTGCGGAGACCGGCGCTCCGGTCGTGCTGCCTGGGCACGGGGAGTCGGTTTGGATGACAGATCCGGGGGATGGGCCATCGGCTCGGATGGTGGTTCGGGGCTTGCCTTCTGGGGAGCAGTTCGAGGCGCTGTTTCTGGGGGGTGGGGAATGA
- a CDS encoding caspase family protein has product MPAFAAQRALLVGVSELVNQPQSLWLQAPRNDVMLMRDALRKQGFAPEDIVLLADGVAGAALPEARAIHDAFGRLLARSKSGDFVLLYFSGHGTRWRDAAKRYQEPDGLAENFLARDVRGTLGADSALAGGVRDVDFDAWVQAFLARGVFVWSVFDTCAATSMTRSSGSVAAATVADGPPDDEVRWRGLRAVQLRATAEAAQAVSPPPPAERVARARYVAFFASESHQITPELRLPRKARGAQPQGLLTWALASALERRPATWRALFDGVLSFYPPVIDELAQRFPTRELPSPVAEGNLDAPLFANAPGAASTRPSWRAQRSGDQLMLQAGLVDGLQPQQEVRLQATLDDGTVRSAQARLREVDLDAARVGVPAALRELPGAALWSASPLAAPAAFALRVRGGERGLLPQQRFNLDYPASVVPAGGAGDGAPPDVQWSDLGAAGQRIDVLSPALGAGTVLLPDAAAARRRIETLARLKWWNQLLAVGHAAGAPVDGFEAVLEVWRGDRLQRSEPAQRAGAGQLLPLREGERAALHVRNASGHSIDMVVVGIDGEGRLRAVYPDDPGETNRFERGTREAPAAKRFELPWLAAPDGRLLVLATVAGAYTTPRLFGAAPPEPAAAELRLRGQPHSDKTRQTYAAMVRWPGERPAAR; this is encoded by the coding sequence GTGCCCGCCTTCGCCGCTCAGCGCGCGCTGCTCGTCGGCGTCTCCGAGCTGGTCAACCAGCCGCAGTCGCTCTGGCTGCAGGCGCCGCGCAACGACGTGATGCTGATGCGCGACGCGCTGCGGAAGCAGGGCTTCGCGCCCGAGGACATCGTGCTGCTGGCCGACGGGGTGGCCGGCGCGGCGCTGCCCGAGGCGCGTGCGATCCACGACGCCTTCGGCCGCCTGCTCGCGCGGTCGAAGAGCGGCGACTTCGTGCTGCTCTACTTCTCGGGCCACGGCACGCGTTGGCGCGATGCCGCCAAGCGCTACCAGGAGCCCGACGGCCTGGCCGAGAACTTTCTCGCGCGCGACGTGCGCGGCACGCTCGGTGCGGACAGTGCGCTCGCGGGCGGCGTGCGCGACGTCGATTTCGACGCCTGGGTGCAGGCCTTCCTCGCGCGCGGCGTGTTCGTGTGGTCGGTGTTCGACACCTGCGCCGCCACCTCGATGACGCGCAGCAGCGGCAGCGTCGCTGCGGCGACCGTGGCCGACGGACCGCCCGACGACGAGGTGCGCTGGCGCGGCCTGCGCGCGGTGCAGCTGCGCGCCACGGCCGAGGCGGCGCAGGCCGTGTCGCCGCCGCCGCCGGCCGAGCGCGTCGCGCGCGCACGCTACGTCGCGTTCTTCGCGTCCGAGAGCCACCAGATCACGCCCGAGCTGCGCCTGCCGCGCAAGGCCCGCGGTGCGCAGCCGCAGGGCCTGCTCACCTGGGCTTTGGCCAGCGCGCTCGAACGGCGGCCCGCCACCTGGCGCGCGCTGTTCGACGGCGTGCTGTCCTTCTATCCACCCGTCATCGACGAACTGGCGCAGCGCTTTCCCACGCGCGAACTGCCTTCGCCGGTGGCCGAAGGCAACCTCGATGCGCCGCTGTTCGCCAACGCGCCCGGCGCCGCATCCACCCGCCCGTCGTGGCGCGCGCAGCGCAGCGGTGACCAGCTGATGCTGCAGGCCGGGCTGGTCGACGGCCTGCAGCCGCAGCAGGAAGTGCGCCTGCAAGCGACGCTCGACGACGGCACCGTGCGCAGCGCGCAGGCCCGGCTGCGCGAGGTCGATCTCGACGCCGCCCGCGTCGGCGTGCCCGCGGCGCTGCGCGAGCTGCCGGGTGCGGCGCTCTGGAGCGCCTCGCCGCTCGCCGCCCCGGCCGCATTCGCACTGCGCGTGCGCGGCGGCGAACGCGGGCTGCTGCCGCAGCAGCGCTTCAACCTCGACTATCCGGCGTCGGTCGTGCCGGCGGGCGGCGCCGGCGACGGCGCGCCGCCCGACGTGCAGTGGAGCGACCTCGGCGCCGCGGGCCAGCGCATCGACGTCCTCTCGCCCGCGCTCGGTGCAGGCACGGTGCTGCTGCCCGATGCGGCCGCCGCGCGCCGCCGCATCGAAACGCTCGCGCGCCTCAAGTGGTGGAACCAGCTGCTCGCCGTCGGCCACGCCGCCGGCGCGCCGGTCGATGGGTTCGAGGCCGTGCTCGAAGTGTGGCGCGGCGACCGCCTGCAGCGCAGCGAGCCCGCACAGCGCGCCGGCGCCGGCCAATTGCTGCCGCTGCGCGAGGGCGAACGCGCGGCGCTGCACGTGCGCAACGCGAGCGGCCATTCGATCGACATGGTGGTGGTCGGCATCGACGGCGAGGGCCGGCTGCGTGCCGTGTACCCCGACGATCCGGGCGAGACCAACCGCTTCGAGCGCGGCACGCGCGAGGCGCCGGCGGCCAAGCGCTTCGAGCTGCCGTGGCTCGCGGCGCCGGACGGCCGCCTGCTCGTGCTCGCCACCGTGGCCGGCGCGTACACCACGCCGCGGCTCTTCGGCGCCGCGCCGCCGGAGCCCGCGGCGGCCGAGCTGCGGCTGCGCGGCCAACCCCATTCCGACAAGACGCGGCAGACCTATGCCGCGATGGTGCGCTGGCCGGGCGAACGTCCGGCCGCGCGATGA
- the tssM gene encoding type VI secretion system membrane subunit TssM encodes MKAPAPKAGAPVDGEQKILDTRFNEAVATLRQMKLHAAGKKPGWRDWLSISGGSYLYDLPWYVFIGAPGAGKTTALVNSGLSFPLAEKFGPGAIRGVGGTRNCDWWFTDEAVLIDTAGRYTTQDSHQAEDKSAWEGFLGLLRKVRPRRPLNGVFLTVSVADLLSQGPEQRTQLAASIRARLLELDEKLTTRLPVYVLVTKSDLLYGFTDYFDDLGKEQRAQVLGFTLPPEEGAQVDEKGLSASFQREFALLHNRLNDGLIARMQRETDGTRRAAIFGFPAQFGAIGATLSDLLDQVFTGSRFAQPPWVRGVYFTSGTQEGSPIDRVMGSLARSFGIERAMLAPQKSSGRSYFLTALLREVVFPEQRLAGANVKLERRRHALRVAGVAAMTLLTLGLLAGWGWSAMRNVEYLKSVEARVEPARQNLAALPARVQNLVEVAPVLQGLRDIWKTPENRQGDEPLAMTLGLYQGDKLDAAAMLTHQRALNDAFLPQIAKRIEDQLRTAQRDNLEFTYEALKSYLMLYQPEHFDAEALKAWITLDWARSLDRGIPEDQRQALEDQLDVLIAQGPPRSPLKMDENLVRSVRAVLASYPLEQRVFSRLKRQRATKDIPAFSIATAAGPSAPLVFERISGKPLTEGVPGMFTYDGYHKRFQNEVVVLTGLLAAEDPWVLGQDRSATDRLRDAAAIGALTDRVRRLYLAEYVKQWEALLADVRLIRASGLEKNIEAARILSGVGSPLANFLRAVVKETTLIPADQPKDVVSKASATVANTRKGLEELFGGDPNKPVASGKRIESIVDDRFEPLRRLVTPAAPGQPAPIDDALKLFNEVYVYLNAVDTAVKGRTSPPPGDVAGKLKSDAGRLPEPVRTMVENLSQTGAAQAQVAERGNLSQDLRPVTEFCNRAIAGRYPFVGSSKRDVLPEDFGQMFGAGGLMDEFFQKRLASLVDTSTRPWRYKPVAERGAVTTQALAQFERAARIKDIFFRAGGRGPSMRLDFKPVEMDAGITQFILDVDGQLVKYAHGPVVPMAVQWPGPKGSNQVRIQVSPPSATGSSGAAVDGPWALFRALDDGQLEAGDAPEKFFITFQIGARKTRFEVTTNSVQHPIRLKELREFSCPEGL; translated from the coding sequence ATGAAGGCGCCCGCACCGAAGGCCGGCGCGCCGGTCGACGGCGAGCAGAAGATCCTCGACACCCGCTTCAACGAAGCCGTGGCCACGCTCCGGCAGATGAAGCTGCATGCCGCGGGCAAGAAGCCCGGCTGGCGCGACTGGCTTTCGATCTCGGGCGGCAGCTACCTCTACGACCTGCCGTGGTACGTGTTCATCGGCGCGCCGGGCGCGGGCAAGACCACGGCGCTGGTCAACTCGGGGCTCTCGTTTCCGCTGGCCGAGAAGTTCGGACCGGGCGCGATCCGCGGCGTCGGCGGCACGCGCAACTGCGACTGGTGGTTCACCGACGAGGCGGTGCTGATCGACACCGCGGGCCGCTACACCACGCAGGACAGTCACCAGGCCGAGGACAAGAGCGCCTGGGAAGGCTTTCTCGGCCTGCTGCGCAAGGTGCGTCCGCGGCGTCCGCTCAACGGCGTGTTCCTCACCGTCAGCGTGGCGGACCTGCTGAGCCAGGGGCCCGAGCAGCGCACCCAGCTCGCGGCCTCGATCCGCGCGCGGCTGCTCGAACTCGACGAGAAGCTCACCACGCGGCTGCCGGTGTACGTGCTTGTCACCAAGAGCGACCTGCTCTATGGCTTCACCGACTACTTCGACGACCTGGGCAAGGAGCAGCGCGCACAGGTGCTGGGCTTCACGCTGCCGCCCGAAGAGGGCGCGCAGGTGGACGAGAAGGGACTGTCGGCGTCGTTCCAGCGCGAGTTCGCGCTGTTGCACAACCGCCTCAACGACGGCCTGATCGCACGCATGCAGCGCGAGACCGACGGCACGCGGCGCGCCGCGATCTTCGGCTTTCCGGCGCAGTTCGGCGCGATCGGCGCCACGCTGTCGGACCTGCTCGACCAGGTCTTCACCGGCTCGCGCTTCGCGCAGCCGCCGTGGGTGCGCGGCGTGTACTTCACCAGCGGCACGCAGGAGGGCAGCCCCATCGACCGCGTGATGGGCAGCCTCGCGCGCAGCTTCGGCATCGAGCGCGCGATGCTCGCGCCGCAGAAGTCGAGCGGCCGCAGCTACTTCCTCACCGCGCTGCTGCGCGAGGTGGTGTTCCCGGAGCAGCGCCTGGCCGGTGCGAACGTGAAGCTCGAGCGCCGCCGCCACGCACTGCGCGTGGCGGGCGTGGCCGCGATGACGCTGCTCACGCTCGGGCTGCTCGCGGGCTGGGGCTGGAGCGCCATGCGCAACGTCGAGTACCTGAAGTCGGTCGAGGCCCGCGTCGAGCCCGCGCGCCAGAACCTCGCCGCGCTGCCCGCGCGGGTGCAGAACCTGGTCGAGGTGGCGCCGGTGCTGCAGGGCCTGCGCGACATCTGGAAGACGCCCGAGAACCGCCAGGGCGACGAGCCGCTCGCGATGACGCTCGGCCTCTACCAGGGCGACAAGCTCGACGCCGCCGCGATGCTCACGCACCAGCGCGCGCTCAATGACGCCTTCCTGCCGCAGATCGCCAAGCGCATCGAGGACCAGCTGCGCACCGCGCAGCGCGACAACCTCGAATTCACCTACGAGGCGCTCAAGAGCTACCTGATGCTCTACCAGCCCGAGCATTTCGACGCCGAGGCGCTCAAGGCCTGGATCACGCTCGACTGGGCGCGCAGCCTCGACCGCGGCATTCCCGAGGACCAGCGCCAGGCGCTCGAGGACCAGCTCGACGTGCTGATCGCGCAGGGGCCCCCGCGCTCGCCGCTCAAGATGGACGAGAACCTGGTGCGCAGCGTGCGCGCCGTGCTCGCGAGCTATCCGCTGGAGCAGCGCGTGTTCAGTCGCCTCAAGCGCCAGCGCGCCACCAAGGACATCCCGGCCTTCAGCATCGCCACCGCCGCCGGCCCCTCGGCGCCGCTGGTGTTCGAGCGCATCAGCGGCAAGCCGCTGACCGAGGGCGTGCCGGGCATGTTCACCTACGACGGCTACCACAAGCGCTTCCAGAACGAGGTGGTGGTGCTCACCGGCCTGCTCGCCGCCGAGGACCCGTGGGTGCTGGGCCAGGACCGCAGCGCCACCGACCGCCTGCGCGACGCCGCCGCGATCGGCGCGCTGACCGACCGCGTGCGCCGGCTGTATCTCGCCGAGTACGTCAAGCAGTGGGAAGCGCTGCTGGCCGACGTGCGGCTGATCCGCGCCTCGGGCCTGGAGAAGAACATCGAGGCCGCGCGCATCCTCTCGGGCGTGGGCTCGCCGCTCGCGAACTTCCTGCGCGCGGTGGTGAAGGAGACCACGCTGATCCCGGCCGACCAGCCGAAGGACGTGGTGAGCAAGGCCAGCGCCACCGTCGCGAACACGCGCAAGGGGCTGGAGGAGCTGTTCGGCGGCGATCCGAACAAGCCGGTGGCGAGCGGCAAGCGCATCGAGAGCATCGTCGACGACCGCTTCGAACCGCTGCGCCGCCTGGTCACGCCCGCCGCGCCGGGCCAGCCCGCGCCGATCGACGATGCGCTCAAGCTCTTCAACGAGGTCTACGTCTACCTCAACGCGGTCGACACCGCGGTGAAGGGCCGCACCTCGCCGCCGCCCGGCGACGTGGCGGGCAAGCTCAAGTCCGATGCCGGCCGCCTGCCCGAGCCGGTGCGCACCATGGTCGAGAACCTGAGCCAGACCGGCGCCGCGCAGGCGCAGGTGGCCGAGCGCGGCAACCTGAGCCAGGACCTGCGCCCGGTGACCGAGTTCTGCAACCGCGCGATCGCGGGCCGCTATCCCTTCGTGGGCAGCAGCAAGCGCGACGTGCTGCCCGAGGACTTCGGCCAGATGTTCGGCGCCGGCGGGCTGATGGACGAGTTCTTCCAGAAGCGGCTCGCGTCGCTGGTCGACACCAGCACGCGCCCGTGGCGCTACAAGCCCGTGGCCGAGCGCGGCGCCGTCACCACGCAGGCGCTCGCGCAGTTCGAGCGTGCCGCGCGCATCAAGGACATCTTCTTCCGCGCCGGCGGCCGCGGCCCCTCGATGCGGCTGGACTTCAAGCCGGTGGAGATGGACGCGGGCATCACCCAGTTCATCCTCGACGTGGACGGCCAGCTCGTGAAGTACGCGCACGGCCCCGTGGTGCCGATGGCGGTGCAGTGGCCCGGCCCCAAGGGCAGCAATCAGGTGCGCATCCAGGTCAGCCCGCCCTCGGCCACCGGCAGTTCGGGCGCCGCGGTCGACGGACCCTGGGCGCTGTTCCGCGCGCTCGACGACGGCCAGCTCGAAGCCGGCGACGCGCCCGAGAAGTTCTTCATCACCTTCCAGATCGGCGCGCGCAAGACCCGCTTCGAGGTGACGACCAACAGCGTGCAGCATCCGATCCGCCTCAAGGAGCTGCGCGAGTTCTCCTGTCCGGAGGGCTTGTGA
- a CDS encoding MltA domain-containing protein, which translates to MNTRLPIFHAALRWAAAAAAMLAAGCANTPPAADTAAAPTAATTAAPDTSASRPAPGASVAGQARTFSTQLATYTAVSFDAVPGWRRDDFSESWPAFLTSCKVLTGRGAEWREVCARALKVDSRNDTAIRAFFEQEFSAYQIRDDDRRPDGVVTGYFEPEIPGSRQYAPPYIYPVYGQPEDMLFADARKLPAGSGTVAARVEGRNVVVQTGLSTRDMGAPGLYALDLSGITRDTLDRKVRLRIEGKQLLPYYTREEIETKGAPNAKVLAFVSSATALYEMQIQGSGRIKLANGDIIRVAYAEQNGQPFRPTLAQAPNGKPRSPVKVRGASIELELDDGDEDDAATDTGTIRTRGFTLARPATSGAVVVPGRRTTGAVSGSGIKDPSYVFFKESPSPSGGPVGAFGVPLSAGRSIAVDPRSTPLGYPVFVSTRAPGTGAPMQRLTIAQDTGGAIRGAVRADYFFGNGQQAANNARRMKERGQLWILLPRGLAVAQAAVSSAIRTRGAAVGAGLPQCLVPTEGVCVDD; encoded by the coding sequence ATGAACACACGGTTGCCGATCTTCCATGCCGCGCTGCGCTGGGCCGCCGCCGCGGCGGCCATGCTCGCCGCGGGCTGCGCCAACACGCCGCCGGCCGCCGACACCGCCGCGGCGCCCACCGCCGCCACCACGGCCGCGCCGGACACGTCCGCATCGCGCCCCGCGCCCGGCGCCAGCGTGGCGGGCCAGGCGCGCACCTTCTCGACCCAGCTCGCCACCTACACCGCGGTGAGCTTCGATGCCGTGCCCGGCTGGCGGCGCGACGACTTCTCCGAGAGCTGGCCCGCCTTCCTCACGAGCTGCAAGGTGCTCACCGGCCGCGGCGCCGAGTGGCGGGAGGTGTGCGCGCGCGCGCTCAAGGTCGACAGCCGCAACGACACCGCGATCCGCGCCTTCTTCGAGCAGGAGTTCTCGGCCTACCAGATCCGCGACGACGACCGCCGCCCCGACGGCGTGGTCACCGGCTACTTCGAACCCGAGATCCCGGGCAGCCGGCAGTACGCGCCGCCCTACATCTACCCCGTCTACGGCCAGCCCGAGGACATGCTGTTCGCCGACGCGCGCAAGCTGCCGGCCGGCAGCGGCACCGTGGCCGCGCGCGTGGAGGGCCGCAACGTGGTGGTGCAGACCGGCCTGAGCACGCGCGACATGGGCGCGCCGGGGCTCTACGCGCTTGACCTCTCCGGCATCACGCGCGACACGCTCGACCGCAAGGTGCGCCTGCGCATCGAGGGCAAGCAGCTGCTGCCGTACTACACGCGCGAGGAGATCGAGACCAAGGGCGCGCCCAACGCCAAGGTGCTGGCCTTCGTCTCCAGCGCCACGGCGCTCTACGAGATGCAGATCCAGGGCTCGGGCCGCATCAAGCTCGCCAACGGCGACATCATCCGCGTCGCCTATGCCGAGCAGAACGGCCAGCCCTTCCGTCCCACGCTCGCGCAGGCGCCCAACGGCAAGCCGCGCAGTCCGGTGAAGGTGCGCGGCGCATCGATCGAACTCGAACTCGACGACGGCGACGAGGACGATGCGGCGACCGACACCGGCACCATCCGCACGCGCGGCTTCACGCTCGCGCGGCCCGCCACCAGCGGGGCCGTGGTGGTGCCGGGGCGCCGCACCACCGGCGCCGTGAGCGGTTCCGGCATCAAGGATCCGAGCTACGTGTTCTTCAAGGAGTCGCCGTCGCCCTCGGGCGGACCGGTGGGCGCGTTCGGCGTGCCGCTGTCGGCGGGCCGCTCGATCGCCGTCGATCCGCGCAGCACGCCGCTGGGCTACCCGGTGTTCGTCTCCACGCGCGCGCCCGGCACCGGCGCGCCGATGCAGCGCCTGACCATCGCGCAGGACACCGGCGGCGCGATCCGCGGCGCGGTGCGGGCCGACTATTTCTTCGGCAACGGCCAGCAGGCCGCGAACAACGCGCGCCGCATGAAGGAGCGCGGCCAGCTCTGGATCCTGCTGCCGCGCGGGCTTGCGGTGGCGCAGGCGGCGGTGTCCTCGGCCATCCGCACGCGCGGCGCCGCCGTGGGCGCCGGCCTGCCCCAGTGCCTGGTGCCGACCGAGGGCGTCTGCGTCGACGACTAG
- a CDS encoding serine/threonine-protein kinase, whose translation MTDSDQDRTRVVPRAPEPPPTTTTTTEGDTTATVITAGSTSLSPHPVTTPATGAHEAGLLPVGSRLAEFEITRVIGQGGFGVVYEAWDHTLERVVAIKEYLPTSLSTRQQDGTVVPLSERHRETFDLGMRSFINEARLLAQFDHPSLLKVYRFWQEKGTTYMVMPFYRGDTLRQALVSIPAGVDEAWLIRIMDGVTQALAVMHGANCYHRDIAPDNIILLEGSGRPVVLDFGAARRVITDKTQAITVILKPGYAPIEQYAEMPDMSQGAWTDVYALAAVMHVAVCGRAPPPSVARLLSDSYVPLAGNEILRQRYSLRLLQAIDAGLGVRPESRPQSMAELRAALDLEATHSIAPTPRTSPPAAGHARADLPTTIGRGKAMPAPPPPGGAGRDIKDGSSSNNNSSSKAVAAIASVAVLAAVAGGGWWWFQGRGADTGASAGSGTQVVATAPPPPPETRPAEAPPPPPPPPPKPRTPLESLQSLAAGAAPDFEVTAAPKKAEVAIGKDRLGFDVRSKRDGFVYVFLLSSGGEMFLLFPNLLDKHNRIAAGGSLSLPRASWPMDAGGPAGTNQFAVLVSEHERDFGDAGVRSDGVFPQFPLPVLAALEASRGTGPSPLLGKPVCAPGAPCKDAYGVANFKIVEK comes from the coding sequence ATGACCGACTCCGACCAAGACCGCACCCGCGTCGTCCCACGCGCGCCCGAACCGCCGCCGACGACGACCACCACCACCGAAGGCGACACCACCGCCACCGTCATCACCGCCGGCAGCACCAGCCTGTCGCCCCATCCCGTCACCACCCCCGCCACCGGCGCGCACGAAGCCGGCCTGCTTCCGGTCGGCAGCCGCCTCGCGGAGTTCGAGATCACGCGCGTCATCGGTCAGGGCGGCTTCGGCGTGGTGTACGAGGCCTGGGACCACACGCTCGAGCGCGTGGTCGCGATCAAGGAATACCTGCCGACCTCGCTCTCGACGCGGCAGCAGGACGGCACGGTGGTGCCGCTGTCGGAGCGGCACCGCGAAACCTTCGACCTCGGCATGCGCAGCTTCATCAACGAGGCCCGGCTGCTCGCGCAGTTCGACCATCCCTCGCTGCTCAAGGTCTACCGCTTCTGGCAGGAGAAGGGCACCACCTACATGGTGATGCCGTTCTACCGCGGCGACACGCTGCGCCAGGCGCTGGTGTCCATTCCCGCGGGCGTGGACGAAGCCTGGCTGATCCGCATCATGGACGGCGTGACGCAGGCGCTCGCGGTGATGCACGGCGCCAACTGCTACCACCGCGACATCGCGCCCGACAACATCATCCTGCTCGAAGGCTCGGGCCGGCCGGTGGTGCTCGACTTCGGCGCCGCGCGGCGCGTGATCACCGACAAGACGCAGGCGATCACCGTCATCCTCAAGCCCGGCTACGCGCCGATCGAGCAGTACGCCGAGATGCCCGACATGTCGCAGGGCGCCTGGACCGACGTGTATGCGCTCGCGGCCGTGATGCACGTGGCGGTCTGCGGGCGCGCGCCGCCGCCGTCGGTGGCGCGGCTGCTGTCCGACAGCTACGTGCCGCTCGCGGGCAACGAGATCCTGCGCCAGCGCTACAGCCTGCGGCTCCTGCAGGCGATCGACGCGGGCCTGGGCGTGCGGCCCGAATCGCGGCCGCAGTCGATGGCCGAACTGCGCGCGGCGCTCGACCTCGAGGCCACGCACAGCATCGCGCCGACGCCGCGCACCTCGCCGCCGGCGGCGGGCCATGCGCGCGCCGACCTGCCGACCACCATCGGCCGCGGCAAGGCGATGCCCGCACCCCCGCCGCCCGGCGGCGCGGGCCGGGACATCAAGGACGGCAGCAGCAGCAACAACAACAGCAGCAGCAAGGCCGTGGCCGCGATCGCCTCGGTCGCGGTGCTGGCCGCGGTGGCGGGCGGCGGCTGGTGGTGGTTCCAGGGCCGCGGCGCGGACACCGGCGCCTCGGCCGGCAGCGGCACCCAGGTGGTCGCCACGGCGCCGCCGCCACCGCCCGAGACGCGGCCGGCCGAGGCCCCGCCGCCGCCGCCGCCACCACCCCCCAAGCCGCGCACGCCGCTCGAATCGCTGCAGTCGCTCGCGGCCGGCGCCGCGCCGGACTTCGAGGTGACGGCCGCGCCGAAGAAGGCCGAGGTCGCGATCGGCAAGGACAGGCTCGGCTTCGACGTCCGGAGCAAGCGCGACGGCTTCGTCTACGTGTTCCTGCTGTCGAGCGGCGGCGAGATGTTCCTGCTGTTCCCGAACCTGCTCGACAAGCACAACAGGATCGCCGCGGGCGGCTCGCTCTCGCTGCCGCGCGCCTCCTGGCCGATGGATGCCGGCGGTCCGGCCGGCACCAACCAGTTCGCGGTGCTCGTGAGCGAGCACGAGCGCGACTTCGGCGATGCGGGCGTCCGCAGCGACGGCGTGTTCCCGCAGTTCCCGCTGCCCGTGCTGGCTGCGCTCGAGGCCAGCCGCGGCACCGGTCCGTCGCCGCTGCTGGGCAAGCCGGTGTGCGCGCCCGGCGCGCCGTGCAAGGACGCCTATGGCGTCGCGAATTTCAAAATCGTCGAGAAGTAA
- a CDS encoding type VI secretion system accessory protein TagJ: MSTAAELLKSADPAGALKALSDDVRARPADSKPRVFMAQLLCVLGQWERALNQLTVAAELDALAVPMKQVYGEAVRCEGLRAEVFAGTRTPMIFGQPDEWLALLIESLLRQGRGEAALAEDLRQRAFDAAPAIGGTIDGQPFEWLADADMRLGPVLEAFVNGKYYWVPYARLSRIRIEPPEDLRDCVWMPAHLEFENGGETLALIPTRYEGTERCEDGELRLARKTEWRELRPEVWAGHGQRVLGSDQGEYAIMDVREIVFTPAPAAVAAEGGDGG, translated from the coding sequence ATGAGCACCGCCGCCGAACTCCTCAAGTCCGCCGACCCCGCCGGCGCCCTCAAGGCATTGAGCGACGACGTGCGCGCCAGGCCTGCCGACAGCAAGCCGCGCGTGTTCATGGCGCAGCTCCTGTGCGTGCTCGGCCAGTGGGAGCGCGCGCTCAACCAGCTCACGGTCGCGGCCGAGCTCGATGCGCTCGCCGTGCCGATGAAGCAGGTGTACGGCGAGGCCGTGCGCTGCGAGGGGCTGCGTGCCGAGGTGTTCGCCGGCACGCGCACGCCGATGATCTTCGGCCAGCCGGACGAATGGCTGGCGCTGCTGATCGAGTCGCTGCTGCGCCAGGGGCGCGGCGAAGCGGCGCTGGCCGAAGACCTGCGCCAGCGCGCCTTCGACGCGGCCCCGGCCATCGGCGGCACGATCGACGGCCAGCCCTTCGAATGGCTGGCCGATGCCGACATGCGGCTGGGCCCGGTGCTCGAAGCCTTCGTCAACGGCAAGTACTACTGGGTTCCCTACGCGCGGCTCTCGCGCATCCGCATCGAGCCGCCCGAGGACCTGCGCGACTGCGTGTGGATGCCCGCGCACCTCGAATTCGAGAACGGCGGCGAGACGCTCGCGCTGATCCCCACGCGCTACGAGGGCACCGAGCGTTGCGAGGACGGCGAGCTGCGGCTCGCGCGCAAGACCGAATGGCGCGAGCTGCGGCCCGAGGTCTGGGCCGGCCATGGCCAGCGGGTGCTCGGCAGCGACCAGGGCGAGTACGCGATCATGGACGTGCGCGAGATCGTCTTCACCCCCGCACCGGCTGCAGTGGCCGCGGAGGGCGGCGACGGTGGCTGA
- a CDS encoding type VI secretion system tube protein Hcp — protein MSWTYDGKLDPDEALRLLDHLSGESGNDFAMMIESKGSPIEGESKRTYEDGKQRMDIGGYSYKTDVVTPPGATKGKLRNYPFIVIRDCDAATASIASLLKNQDADLKVTVSVFKAGGDSSKDLQSHLEFVMEGARVQCHAIVTGGQPKRPCDIIFFSYRKLEVRSAPQQQTGARGAVRTCTFVEA, from the coding sequence ATGAGCTGGACTTACGACGGAAAACTGGACCCCGATGAGGCCCTGCGCCTGCTCGATCACCTCTCGGGCGAATCGGGCAACGACTTCGCGATGATGATCGAGAGCAAGGGCTCGCCGATCGAGGGCGAATCGAAGCGCACTTACGAAGACGGCAAGCAGCGCATGGACATCGGCGGCTATTCGTACAAGACCGACGTGGTCACGCCGCCGGGCGCCACCAAGGGCAAGCTGCGCAACTACCCCTTCATCGTGATCCGCGACTGCGATGCCGCGACCGCGTCGATCGCGAGCCTGCTGAAGAACCAGGATGCCGACCTCAAGGTCACGGTCTCGGTCTTCAAGGCCGGCGGCGACAGTTCGAAGGACCTGCAGTCGCACCTGGAGTTCGTGATGGAAGGCGCGCGCGTGCAGTGCCATGCCATCGTCACCGGCGGCCAGCCCAAGCGGCCCTGCGACATCATCTTCTTCAGCTACCGCAAGCTCGAGGTGCGTTCGGCGCCGCAGCAGCAGACCGGCGCGAGAGGCGCGGTCCGCACCTGCACCTTCGTCGAGGCATGA